The following proteins are co-located in the Desulfatitalea tepidiphila genome:
- the fusA gene encoding elongation factor G has protein sequence MNTNTQFVRNIGISAHIDSGKTTLTERILFYTQRIHAIHDVKGKDGVGATMDSMELEKERGITIASAATFCQWKNNEINIIDTPGHVDFTIEVERSLRVLDGAILVLCSVGGVQSQSITVDQQMKRYNVPCIAFINKCDRSGANPFRVIEQLNSKLGHNAVAMQIPIGLEAGHQGLVDLVTMKAFYFEGDNGEKIIEKEIPTELQEAAREKREALIDAATMFSDDLTETVLEEKPVSAQMLLEAVRTGTLQRKLTPVFMGSAYKNKGVQLLLDAVVSLLPCPEEVVNQALDLNADETPVVLKTDPKLPTVSLAFKLEDGQYGQLTYIRVYQGKLAKGDTVVNVRTGKKIKIGRLVRMHANQMEDIPELPAGFIGAMFGVDCASGDTFVSPEVRLTMTSMYVPEPVISLAISPKDHKAEINMSKALNRFSKEDPTFKTHVNEETGETIISGMGELHLEVYIERMRREYSAEVITGAPQVAYRETITQMAEYDYIHKKQTGGSGQYGRVAGYIEPCSEADFIFDNKVVGGTVPTQYIPACEKGFRACMAKGPKLEFPVTGVRVVLNDGASHSVDSSDMAFQAAARGGFLQAYAKAKPVIQEPIMKVVVETPTEFQGPVMGSLNQRRGMIVGTQDEGVMCAIESQVPLAEMFGYSTVLRSLTQGKAQFTMEFAQYKQVPQSIAEEIAKKVGEKKKNVA, from the coding sequence ATGAACACCAACACCCAATTCGTACGCAACATCGGCATCAGCGCTCATATCGATTCCGGCAAGACCACATTGACCGAGCGCATCCTTTTCTACACCCAGCGCATTCATGCCATCCACGATGTCAAGGGCAAGGATGGGGTGGGCGCCACCATGGACTCCATGGAACTGGAAAAGGAGCGGGGCATCACCATCGCCTCGGCGGCCACCTTTTGCCAATGGAAAAACAATGAAATCAACATCATCGACACGCCGGGGCATGTGGACTTCACCATCGAGGTGGAGCGCTCCCTGCGGGTGCTCGACGGTGCCATTCTCGTGTTGTGTTCGGTGGGTGGTGTCCAGTCCCAATCCATCACCGTCGATCAGCAGATGAAACGCTACAATGTCCCGTGCATTGCTTTCATAAACAAGTGCGACCGCAGCGGTGCCAATCCGTTCCGGGTGATCGAACAGCTCAACAGCAAGTTGGGGCACAATGCCGTGGCCATGCAGATCCCCATCGGCCTGGAGGCCGGCCATCAGGGCCTGGTGGATCTCGTCACCATGAAAGCCTTCTATTTCGAAGGAGACAATGGCGAAAAGATCATCGAGAAAGAGATTCCGACCGAGTTGCAGGAGGCGGCCCGTGAAAAACGCGAGGCGTTGATCGATGCGGCGACCATGTTTTCAGATGATCTTACCGAGACGGTCCTGGAAGAAAAGCCCGTATCGGCCCAGATGCTCCTGGAAGCGGTCCGCACCGGCACCCTGCAGCGCAAACTGACCCCGGTCTTCATGGGCTCGGCTTACAAAAACAAGGGCGTACAACTACTCTTGGATGCGGTCGTTTCTCTGCTGCCCTGCCCCGAGGAAGTGGTCAACCAGGCCCTGGACCTGAATGCCGATGAAACGCCGGTCGTCCTGAAAACCGATCCCAAGCTGCCCACCGTGTCGCTGGCCTTCAAGCTCGAGGATGGTCAATATGGACAATTGACCTATATCCGGGTGTACCAGGGCAAACTGGCCAAGGGCGATACGGTGGTCAACGTGCGCACCGGTAAAAAGATAAAAATCGGTCGACTGGTGCGCATGCATGCCAACCAGATGGAAGACATCCCCGAGCTTCCGGCCGGGTTCATCGGGGCCATGTTCGGCGTCGACTGCGCCTCGGGCGACACCTTCGTCTCTCCGGAGGTGCGCCTGACCATGACCTCCATGTATGTGCCCGAACCGGTCATCTCCCTGGCCATATCCCCCAAGGATCACAAGGCCGAGATCAATATGTCCAAGGCCTTGAACCGTTTCAGCAAAGAAGACCCGACCTTCAAGACCCATGTGAACGAAGAGACCGGAGAGACGATCATTTCGGGCATGGGCGAATTGCACCTGGAGGTCTATATCGAGCGCATGCGCCGGGAATACAGCGCCGAGGTGATCACGGGCGCTCCCCAGGTCGCCTATCGGGAAACCATTACCCAGATGGCCGAATACGACTATATCCATAAAAAACAGACCGGCGGCTCGGGACAATACGGCCGCGTGGCCGGCTACATCGAGCCGTGCAGCGAAGCGGATTTCATTTTTGACAACAAGGTGGTCGGCGGTACGGTCCCGACCCAGTATATCCCCGCTTGTGAAAAGGGGTTCCGGGCCTGCATGGCCAAGGGCCCCAAACTTGAATTCCCGGTGACCGGCGTGCGCGTGGTACTCAACGATGGCGCCTCGCACAGCGTGGACTCCTCGGACATGGCATTCCAAGCGGCTGCGAGGGGCGGCTTCCTGCAGGCCTATGCCAAGGCCAAACCGGTGATCCAGGAGCCGATCATGAAGGTGGTGGTCGAGACGCCCACCGAATTCCAAGGGCCGGTCATGGGTTCGTTGAATCAGCGTCGCGGCATGATCGTCGGCACCCAGGACGAAGGGGTCATGTGCGCCATCGAATCCCAGGTGCCCTTGGCCGAGATGTTCGGATACTCGACGGTGCTGCGCTCGTTGACCCAGGGCAAGGCCCAGTTCACTATGGAGTTCGCCCAATACAAACAGGTGCCGCAATCCATTGCCGAAGAGATTGCAAAGAAGGTCGGCGAAAAGAAAAAGAATGTGGCCTAG
- a CDS encoding cytoplasmic protein has translation MSQIESEAVPTDRNTRRWTPAMSMQRDGSNGRVILLKERSMAMLKQDLILRNPLRLLGHENDDILEPGQFGAVLARAGVGKTALIVQIALNTMLRSKNVLHISLNEPVGKVDLWYQEVLGRLAQQYQVTHLDQLWDAIVPHRFIMTFQVEGFSAPKLEERLTDLTLQNIFKPDILLIDGQPFDQDVPEVLKELKALATRLNLPIWFTITTHRHEAPAPDGLPVQLSSVQELFEVAISLQPEEQTVHIKALKGCSLSEAQPPLVLDPSTMLIQGV, from the coding sequence ATGTCGCAGATAGAATCGGAGGCGGTCCCGACGGACCGCAACACCCGCCGTTGGACGCCTGCCATGTCCATGCAAAGGGACGGCAGCAACGGTCGGGTGATCCTTCTGAAGGAGAGGAGCATGGCCATGTTGAAACAAGACCTTATCTTGCGCAATCCGCTGCGGTTGCTGGGGCATGAAAACGATGACATTCTCGAACCCGGCCAATTCGGCGCCGTGCTGGCGCGGGCGGGTGTGGGCAAAACCGCATTGATCGTGCAAATCGCCCTCAACACCATGCTGCGCAGCAAGAACGTGCTCCATATCAGCCTGAACGAGCCGGTCGGCAAGGTAGACCTGTGGTATCAAGAGGTGTTGGGACGGCTGGCCCAGCAATACCAGGTGACCCACCTGGATCAATTGTGGGACGCCATTGTACCGCACCGTTTTATCATGACGTTTCAGGTTGAAGGGTTCAGTGCGCCCAAACTCGAAGAGCGCCTCACCGATTTGACGCTGCAGAATATTTTCAAACCGGATATTCTCTTGATCGACGGTCAGCCGTTCGACCAGGACGTTCCCGAGGTGCTCAAGGAACTGAAGGCGCTCGCAACCCGCCTGAACCTGCCCATCTGGTTCACCATCACGACCCACCGGCACGAGGCGCCGGCCCCGGACGGGCTTCCGGTGCAACTGTCCTCGGTGCAGGAGCTGTTCGAGGTGGCGATCTCCCTGCAACCCGAGGAGCAGACCGTGCACATCAAAGCGTTAAAAGGCTGCTCACTTTCCGAAGCACAGCCTCCGCTGGTGCTGGATCCATCCACCATGCTGATCCAGGGGGTTTAG
- a CDS encoding M48 family metallopeptidase: protein MNALGILILALLVTRSLISSIADYLNLKALRHQLPDQFTGWYDPAQYARSQAYLRANTHLGWGVEIFDLAVLLLFWFGGGFAWLDGWVSGLVLSPVPSGLIYIGVLVLLKGLLTLPFGLYATFGIEARFGFNKTTWRIYLADKLKALLLGIVIGGPLLAAVLFFFNHAGDRAWCYAWGFTVGVMLLMQYIAPTWIMPLFNRFKPLPDGPLRDAITAYANSIGFALDNIFVMDGSKRSTKANAFFSGFGRYRRIVLFDTLVDKHTVEELVAVLAHEMGHFKRHHIVKMLLIGTAQAGLMFFVLSRFISYPGLFAAFYVPEVSVHAGLVFFGLLYAPMDMVLSIAVNGLSRRHEFEADRFAMQTAREGGRALAAALKKLTVDNLSNLQPHPFYVFLNYSHPPVLQRIEALAGL, encoded by the coding sequence ATGAATGCACTGGGAATCCTTATCCTGGCCCTGCTGGTAACCCGTTCGTTGATTTCGTCGATAGCGGACTATCTCAACCTCAAGGCGTTGCGCCACCAGCTGCCGGACCAGTTCACCGGCTGGTACGACCCGGCACAATACGCCCGCAGCCAGGCCTATCTGCGCGCCAATACACATCTCGGTTGGGGGGTGGAGATTTTCGACCTGGCCGTACTGCTGCTCTTCTGGTTCGGAGGCGGATTCGCCTGGCTGGACGGTTGGGTGAGCGGCCTCGTCCTCTCTCCAGTTCCCAGTGGGTTGATCTATATCGGCGTTCTGGTCCTTTTAAAGGGCCTGTTGACGCTGCCGTTCGGGCTCTATGCCACTTTTGGGATCGAGGCCCGATTCGGATTCAACAAGACCACCTGGCGGATCTATCTGGCGGACAAGCTCAAGGCCTTGCTGCTGGGTATCGTCATCGGCGGCCCCCTGCTGGCCGCCGTTCTCTTCTTCTTCAACCATGCCGGTGACCGCGCCTGGTGCTACGCATGGGGATTCACCGTGGGGGTGATGCTGTTGATGCAATACATAGCCCCGACCTGGATCATGCCGCTGTTCAACAGGTTCAAACCATTGCCCGACGGCCCGTTGCGCGATGCCATCACGGCTTATGCGAACAGCATCGGTTTCGCATTGGACAATATTTTCGTCATGGATGGTTCGAAACGATCCACCAAGGCCAATGCCTTTTTCAGTGGATTCGGCCGGTATCGGCGGATCGTGCTGTTCGATACCCTGGTCGACAAACACACGGTGGAAGAGCTTGTGGCGGTCCTGGCCCACGAAATGGGCCACTTCAAACGGCATCACATCGTCAAGATGCTGCTCATCGGCACCGCTCAGGCGGGATTGATGTTTTTCGTGCTATCCCGGTTCATCTCCTACCCGGGGTTGTTTGCCGCGTTTTACGTTCCGGAGGTTTCCGTCCATGCAGGATTGGTCTTTTTCGGATTGCTCTATGCGCCCATGGATATGGTGCTGAGCATTGCCGTAAATGGGTTGTCCCGGCGTCACGAGTTCGAGGCCGACCGATTTGCCATGCAGACGGCGCGGGAAGGGGGGAGGGCCCTGGCTGCGGCGTTGAAGAAATTGACCGTAGACAACCTGTCCAATCTGCAGCCCCATCCCTTCTACGTTTTCTTGAACTATTCGCATCCGCCGGTGCTGCAACGTATCGAAGCCCTGGCTGGTTTATAG